The following coding sequences lie in one Stigmatopora argus isolate UIUO_Sarg chromosome 5, RoL_Sarg_1.0, whole genome shotgun sequence genomic window:
- the fkbp15b gene encoding FK506-binding protein 15 isoform X1, which yields MFGGDDEDRDFLSPAGGAKLASLFGIDENNSQGNESFHYIAPKQPRKNANPVSVIQTTTAPSPGTFEVLIATAVQAFRYINGQYVKQGKLGAAILGNHTSKEYKLLLYLSQQKPVTSAKIHIDFIFTVQPNNYCTFYDDQRQNWSLMFESEKSASDFCKEVCLAKANTCNGLDVVLTQDLSLGEGQAVQHGDSLEVAYKGWLLQNHTIGEMFDSNQKKDKLLRVKIGAGKVIQGWEKGMLGMKKSGCRLIVVPPNLAYGSKGVPECIPANSTLIFAAALKRVKFSKDSGSDQTSSRDSGGTLSPAPSLENLTQEPVMQTGETTQRAKSNSINEQTADVTKAKLISRMAKMGQPLLPFLTSQPDSSDSEFEDSNTSRGKDTSATPSPVQITSAAPVQGHVLPHPCPNFPSNVLPSITNFAAQPSLLGNMHPFQPYSYTQTSVPTQLQSVGQVHPARVPFIGTNDVTSLLMIEARQQNTEIRLAVGKVADRVDQLASKVDDLQRQGTVPLNLSGISMESSMVMQNLLRIIQENECLKKEMFEKSSRIEEQNFKINELLNQNHGYMEQRDTLLEKSNDSKFSNVQSQARLLQAEQDKIQLNEALASTTAQLSEVKLEFLAHQQKFLELQTELSARQLDCERHSQHISELESQLEEFKKISERVQAQYCAERQKCKEMELKLEITTGEVNELKTTQDNLKQRCQHHVELEESWKVKYKQALESIREKHLRETAEFKKERNNLLKEQREKDSQSSTVIASLERRVAELQKKLNEQESSADTATEVKRVMNAVFHSLRGEFELNENYTGQTVLRILVNTIKNVTLHLLHGKDSLATIEREELSDQEEEEEKKDDSEQKEEKVSNTVLVNEDNAVSKRMEDGDHHRSQDQIHQDEAEIREQLPDLKEQFASEAPKIAPMTGLECHEKQEQAVNDTSGTANPEAGPHQSVLIEGEEEQNAVFIPKSGDIDPDSQECLGPPVKPPPPPNEVQFGKGEDKCLTGESLSENGASISQVASPPLLEEEEEEEDELNLKGCPPPDPLLDNNNNSEDDDPVWRS from the exons ATGTTTGGTGGAGACGACGAAGATAGAGATTTCTTGTCACCCGCAGGCGG GGCCAAGTTGGCATCCTTGTTTGGGATTGACGAAAACAACAGTCAAGGGAATGAGTCCTTTCATTATATAGCACCAAAACAGCCGAGAAAAAACGCAAATCCAG TTTCAGTCATCCAGACAACAACAGCACCATCACCTGGAACCTTTGAAGTGTTGATTGCCACAGCAGTCCAAGCCTTCCGATA TATAAATGGACAGTATGTGAAGCAGGGAAAGCTGGGGGCAGCCATATTGGGAAACCACACAAGTAAAGAG TACAAGCTGCTTTTGTACTTGAGCCAGCAGAAACCAGTGACTTCTGCCAAGATTCACATTGATTTCATTTTCACG gtACAACCAAACAATTACTGTACATTTTACGATGACCAAAGGCAGAATTGGTCTCTTATGTTTGAATCCGAGAAATCAGCATCTGATTTCTGTAAAGaa gtGTGTTTGGCAAAGGCAAACACCTGCAATGGGTTAGACGTGGTGCTAACTCAAGATCTAAGTCTGGGAGAAGGCCAGGCAGTCCAACATGGTGACTCTTTGGAGGTGGCGTACAAAGGCTGGCTCTTGCAGAACCACACCATTGGCGAG ATGTTTGACTCCAATCAAAAGAAAGACAAGTTGTTACGTGTAAAAATTGGAGCTGGAAAAGTCATTCAA GGTTGGGAGAAAGGCATGCTGGGGATGAAGAAATCTGGCTGTCGACTCATAGTTGTCCCCCCAAACCTTGCCTATGGATCTAAAGGTGTCCCTGAATGCATTCCAGCTAACAGCACCCTTATTTTTGCAGCAGCGCTAAAACGA GTGAAATTCTCCAAAGACTCTGGCTCTGATCAGACCAGTTCCAGAGACTCTGGTGGTACGCTTTCCCCTGCTCCTAGTCTTGAGAATTTGACGCAAGAGCCAGTAATGCAAACAGG gGAGACAACTCAACGTGCAAAATCAAATTCAATAAATGAACAG ACTGCAGATGTTACAAAAGCCAAGCTGATTTCTCGTATGGCAAAGATGGGCCAGCCCTTGTTACCTTTCCTAACAAGCCAGCCTGACTCTAGTGACTCGGAATTTGAG GATTCCAACACGAGTCGAGGCAAGGATACGTCTGCTACACCATCTCCTGTACAGATCACTTCGGCTGCCCCCGTTCAAGGACATG TGCTTCCACATCCATGCCCCAATTTTCCGTCTAACGTGCTTCCCAGCATTACCAATTTTGCCGCACAGCCTAGTTTGCTAGGCAACATGCATCCTTTTCAG CCTTACTCCTATACGCAGACCTCTGTTCCGACTCAGCTCCAGTCCGTTGGCCAGGTTCATCCCGCACGTGTTCCTTTCATTG GCACCAATGACGTGACTTCATTGTTGATGATCGAGGCCAGACAGCAAAACACGGAAATCCGCTTAGCGGTCGGAAAAGTAGCTGACAGAGTTGATCAACTTGCATCTAAG GTAGATGATCTTCAAAGGCAGGGAACGGTCCCCTTGAATCTGTCTGGTATATCAATGGAGTCCTCCATGGTCATGCAAAACCTTCTAAGAATCATCCAG GAAAATGAATGCTTAAAGAAGGAAATGTTTGAGAAAAGCTCTCGTATTGAGGAGCAAAACTTTAAAATCAATGAACTCTTAAACCAAAACCATGG TTATATGGAACAGAGAGACACATTGTTGGAAAAGAGTAACGACTCAAAGTTCTCAAATGTACAGAGTCAGGCCAGACTACTCCAGGCTGAACAAGACAAG ATTCAATTGAACGAAGCGCTGGCATCCACCACAGCCCAGTTATCTGAAGTCAAACTCGAGTTTTTGGCTCATCAGCAGAagtttctggagctgcagactGAACTGAGCGCAAGGCAGCTAGACTGTGAACGCCACTCTCAACACATCTCTGAGCTGGAATCACAGCTTGAAG agtttaaGAAAATATCAGAAAGAGTCCAGGCTCAGTATTGTGCAGAGCGGCAAAAGTGCAAGGAGATGGAATTAAAGCTCGAAATCACGACGGGGGAAGTCAATGAACTGAAGACGACTCAAGATAATCTAAAACAA aggtgTCAACACCATGTAGAGCTAGAGGAAAGTTGGAAGGTGAAGTACAAGCAGGCTTTAGAGTCAATTAGAGAAAAACATTTGAGGGAGACTGCTGAGTTTAAAAAGGAGAGAAATAATCTGTTAAAGGAGCAACGGGAAAAG GATTCACAGAGCTCCACTGTTATAGCTTCTTTGGAGAGACGAGTGGCTGAACTTCAGAAGAAACTGAATGAGCAGGAAAGTTCAGCAGATACAGCAACAGAG GTGAAGCGTGTCATGAATGCTGTTTTTCATTCTTTACGGGGAGAGTTTGAACTCAATGAAAATTACACTGGCCAAACTGTGCTCCGTATACTTGTTAATACTATTAAG AATGTAACTTTACATCTTCTACATGGCAAAGACTCTCTTGCAACAATTGAGAGGGAAGAGTTGTCCGatcaagaagaggaagaagaaaaaaaagacgatTCGGAACAAAAAGAGGAGAAGGTAAGCAACACGGTCCTCGTCAATGAAGATAATGCAGTCAGCAAACGCATGGAGGATGGCGACCATCACAGAAGTCAAGACCAAATTCATCAAGATGAAGCCGAAATACGGGAGCAGTTACCTGATTTGAAGGAACAATTTGCTTCAGAAGCGCCAAAAATTGCACCTATGACAGGATTAGAATGTCATGAGAAGCAGGAGCAGGCAGTAAATGACACAAGTGGGACAGCAAATCCAGAGGCTGGACCTCATCAAAGTGTTTTAATTGAGGGTGAAGAGGAGCAGAATGCTGTGTTTATACCAAAATCAGGAGACATTGATCCAGATTCTCAGGAATGTCTTGGACCCCCAGTCAAACCACCCCCACCACCAAATGAAGTTCAGTTTGGCAAGGGTGAAGATAAATG TCTGACTGGAGAATCACTCTCTGAAAACGGGGCGTCCATTTCCCAGGTAGCTTCCCCTCCTCttttggaagaagaagaagaagaagaagatgagctg aaCCTGAAGGGGTGTCCACCACCAGATCCATTGttggacaacaacaacaatagtgAAGATGATGATCCTGTTTGGCGGAGTTGA
- the fkbp15b gene encoding FK506-binding protein 15 isoform X3: MFGGDDEDRDFLSPAGGAKLASLFGIDENNSQGNESFHYIAPKQPRKNANPVSVIQTTTAPSPGTFEVLIATAVQAFRYINGQYVKQGKLGAAILGNHTSKEYKLLLYLSQQKPVTSAKIHIDFIFTVQPNNYCTFYDDQRQNWSLMFESEKSASDFCKEVCLAKANTCNGLDVVLTQDLSLGEGQAVQHGDSLEVAYKGWLLQNHTIGEMFDSNQKKDKLLRVKIGAGKVIQGWEKGMLGMKKSGCRLIVVPPNLAYGSKGVPECIPANSTLIFAAALKRVKFSKDSGSDQTSSRDSGGTLSPAPSLENLTQEPVMQTGETTQRAKSNSINEQTADVTKAKLISRMAKMGQPLLPFLTSQPDSSDSEFEDSNTSRGKDTSATPSPVQITSAAPVQGHVLPHPCPNFPSNVLPSITNFAAQPSLLGNMHPFQPYSYTQTSVPTQLQSVGQVHPARVPFIGTNDVTSLLMIEARQQNTEIRLAVGKVADRVDQLASKVDDLQRQGTVPLNLSGISMESSMVMQNLLRIIQENECLKKEMFEKSSRIEEQNFKINELLNQNHGYMEQRDTLLEKSNDSKFSNVQSQARLLQAEQDKIQLNEALASTTAQLSEVKLEFLAHQQKFLELQTELSARQLDCERHSQHISELESQLEEFKKISERVQAQYCAERQKCKEMELKLEITTGEVNELKTTQDNLKQDSQSSTVIASLERRVAELQKKLNEQESSADTATEVKRVMNAVFHSLRGEFELNENYTGQTVLRILVNTIKNVTLHLLHGKDSLATIEREELSDQEEEEEKKDDSEQKEEKVSNTVLVNEDNAVSKRMEDGDHHRSQDQIHQDEAEIREQLPDLKEQFASEAPKIAPMTGLECHEKQEQAVNDTSGTANPEAGPHQSVLIEGEEEQNAVFIPKSGDIDPDSQECLGPPVKPPPPPNEVQFGKGEDKCLTGESLSENGASISQVASPPLLEEEEEEEDELNLKGCPPPDPLLDNNNNSEDDDPVWRS; the protein is encoded by the exons ATGTTTGGTGGAGACGACGAAGATAGAGATTTCTTGTCACCCGCAGGCGG GGCCAAGTTGGCATCCTTGTTTGGGATTGACGAAAACAACAGTCAAGGGAATGAGTCCTTTCATTATATAGCACCAAAACAGCCGAGAAAAAACGCAAATCCAG TTTCAGTCATCCAGACAACAACAGCACCATCACCTGGAACCTTTGAAGTGTTGATTGCCACAGCAGTCCAAGCCTTCCGATA TATAAATGGACAGTATGTGAAGCAGGGAAAGCTGGGGGCAGCCATATTGGGAAACCACACAAGTAAAGAG TACAAGCTGCTTTTGTACTTGAGCCAGCAGAAACCAGTGACTTCTGCCAAGATTCACATTGATTTCATTTTCACG gtACAACCAAACAATTACTGTACATTTTACGATGACCAAAGGCAGAATTGGTCTCTTATGTTTGAATCCGAGAAATCAGCATCTGATTTCTGTAAAGaa gtGTGTTTGGCAAAGGCAAACACCTGCAATGGGTTAGACGTGGTGCTAACTCAAGATCTAAGTCTGGGAGAAGGCCAGGCAGTCCAACATGGTGACTCTTTGGAGGTGGCGTACAAAGGCTGGCTCTTGCAGAACCACACCATTGGCGAG ATGTTTGACTCCAATCAAAAGAAAGACAAGTTGTTACGTGTAAAAATTGGAGCTGGAAAAGTCATTCAA GGTTGGGAGAAAGGCATGCTGGGGATGAAGAAATCTGGCTGTCGACTCATAGTTGTCCCCCCAAACCTTGCCTATGGATCTAAAGGTGTCCCTGAATGCATTCCAGCTAACAGCACCCTTATTTTTGCAGCAGCGCTAAAACGA GTGAAATTCTCCAAAGACTCTGGCTCTGATCAGACCAGTTCCAGAGACTCTGGTGGTACGCTTTCCCCTGCTCCTAGTCTTGAGAATTTGACGCAAGAGCCAGTAATGCAAACAGG gGAGACAACTCAACGTGCAAAATCAAATTCAATAAATGAACAG ACTGCAGATGTTACAAAAGCCAAGCTGATTTCTCGTATGGCAAAGATGGGCCAGCCCTTGTTACCTTTCCTAACAAGCCAGCCTGACTCTAGTGACTCGGAATTTGAG GATTCCAACACGAGTCGAGGCAAGGATACGTCTGCTACACCATCTCCTGTACAGATCACTTCGGCTGCCCCCGTTCAAGGACATG TGCTTCCACATCCATGCCCCAATTTTCCGTCTAACGTGCTTCCCAGCATTACCAATTTTGCCGCACAGCCTAGTTTGCTAGGCAACATGCATCCTTTTCAG CCTTACTCCTATACGCAGACCTCTGTTCCGACTCAGCTCCAGTCCGTTGGCCAGGTTCATCCCGCACGTGTTCCTTTCATTG GCACCAATGACGTGACTTCATTGTTGATGATCGAGGCCAGACAGCAAAACACGGAAATCCGCTTAGCGGTCGGAAAAGTAGCTGACAGAGTTGATCAACTTGCATCTAAG GTAGATGATCTTCAAAGGCAGGGAACGGTCCCCTTGAATCTGTCTGGTATATCAATGGAGTCCTCCATGGTCATGCAAAACCTTCTAAGAATCATCCAG GAAAATGAATGCTTAAAGAAGGAAATGTTTGAGAAAAGCTCTCGTATTGAGGAGCAAAACTTTAAAATCAATGAACTCTTAAACCAAAACCATGG TTATATGGAACAGAGAGACACATTGTTGGAAAAGAGTAACGACTCAAAGTTCTCAAATGTACAGAGTCAGGCCAGACTACTCCAGGCTGAACAAGACAAG ATTCAATTGAACGAAGCGCTGGCATCCACCACAGCCCAGTTATCTGAAGTCAAACTCGAGTTTTTGGCTCATCAGCAGAagtttctggagctgcagactGAACTGAGCGCAAGGCAGCTAGACTGTGAACGCCACTCTCAACACATCTCTGAGCTGGAATCACAGCTTGAAG agtttaaGAAAATATCAGAAAGAGTCCAGGCTCAGTATTGTGCAGAGCGGCAAAAGTGCAAGGAGATGGAATTAAAGCTCGAAATCACGACGGGGGAAGTCAATGAACTGAAGACGACTCAAGATAATCTAAAACAA GATTCACAGAGCTCCACTGTTATAGCTTCTTTGGAGAGACGAGTGGCTGAACTTCAGAAGAAACTGAATGAGCAGGAAAGTTCAGCAGATACAGCAACAGAG GTGAAGCGTGTCATGAATGCTGTTTTTCATTCTTTACGGGGAGAGTTTGAACTCAATGAAAATTACACTGGCCAAACTGTGCTCCGTATACTTGTTAATACTATTAAG AATGTAACTTTACATCTTCTACATGGCAAAGACTCTCTTGCAACAATTGAGAGGGAAGAGTTGTCCGatcaagaagaggaagaagaaaaaaaagacgatTCGGAACAAAAAGAGGAGAAGGTAAGCAACACGGTCCTCGTCAATGAAGATAATGCAGTCAGCAAACGCATGGAGGATGGCGACCATCACAGAAGTCAAGACCAAATTCATCAAGATGAAGCCGAAATACGGGAGCAGTTACCTGATTTGAAGGAACAATTTGCTTCAGAAGCGCCAAAAATTGCACCTATGACAGGATTAGAATGTCATGAGAAGCAGGAGCAGGCAGTAAATGACACAAGTGGGACAGCAAATCCAGAGGCTGGACCTCATCAAAGTGTTTTAATTGAGGGTGAAGAGGAGCAGAATGCTGTGTTTATACCAAAATCAGGAGACATTGATCCAGATTCTCAGGAATGTCTTGGACCCCCAGTCAAACCACCCCCACCACCAAATGAAGTTCAGTTTGGCAAGGGTGAAGATAAATG TCTGACTGGAGAATCACTCTCTGAAAACGGGGCGTCCATTTCCCAGGTAGCTTCCCCTCCTCttttggaagaagaagaagaagaagaagatgagctg aaCCTGAAGGGGTGTCCACCACCAGATCCATTGttggacaacaacaacaatagtgAAGATGATGATCCTGTTTGGCGGAGTTGA
- the fkbp15b gene encoding FK506-binding protein 15 isoform X2: MFGGDDEDRDFLSPAGGAKLASLFGIDENNSQGNESFHYIAPKQPRKNANPVSVIQTTTAPSPGTFEVLIATAVQAFRYINGQYVKQGKLGAAILGNHTSKEYKLLLYLSQQKPVTSAKIHIDFIFTVQPNNYCTFYDDQRQNWSLMFESEKSASDFCKEVCLAKANTCNGLDVVLTQDLSLGEGQAVQHGDSLEVAYKGWLLQNHTIGEMFDSNQKKDKLLRVKIGAGKVIQGWEKGMLGMKKSGCRLIVVPPNLAYGSKGVPECIPANSTLIFAAALKRVKFSKDSGSDQTSSRDSGGTLSPAPSLENLTQEPVMQTGETTQRAKSNSINEQTADVTKAKLISRMAKMGQPLLPFLTSQPDSSDSEFEDSNTSRGKDTSATPSPVQITSAAPVQGHVLPHPCPNFPSNVLPSITNFAAQPSLLGNMHPFQTSVPTQLQSVGQVHPARVPFIGTNDVTSLLMIEARQQNTEIRLAVGKVADRVDQLASKVDDLQRQGTVPLNLSGISMESSMVMQNLLRIIQENECLKKEMFEKSSRIEEQNFKINELLNQNHGYMEQRDTLLEKSNDSKFSNVQSQARLLQAEQDKIQLNEALASTTAQLSEVKLEFLAHQQKFLELQTELSARQLDCERHSQHISELESQLEEFKKISERVQAQYCAERQKCKEMELKLEITTGEVNELKTTQDNLKQRCQHHVELEESWKVKYKQALESIREKHLRETAEFKKERNNLLKEQREKDSQSSTVIASLERRVAELQKKLNEQESSADTATEVKRVMNAVFHSLRGEFELNENYTGQTVLRILVNTIKNVTLHLLHGKDSLATIEREELSDQEEEEEKKDDSEQKEEKVSNTVLVNEDNAVSKRMEDGDHHRSQDQIHQDEAEIREQLPDLKEQFASEAPKIAPMTGLECHEKQEQAVNDTSGTANPEAGPHQSVLIEGEEEQNAVFIPKSGDIDPDSQECLGPPVKPPPPPNEVQFGKGEDKCLTGESLSENGASISQVASPPLLEEEEEEEDELNLKGCPPPDPLLDNNNNSEDDDPVWRS, encoded by the exons ATGTTTGGTGGAGACGACGAAGATAGAGATTTCTTGTCACCCGCAGGCGG GGCCAAGTTGGCATCCTTGTTTGGGATTGACGAAAACAACAGTCAAGGGAATGAGTCCTTTCATTATATAGCACCAAAACAGCCGAGAAAAAACGCAAATCCAG TTTCAGTCATCCAGACAACAACAGCACCATCACCTGGAACCTTTGAAGTGTTGATTGCCACAGCAGTCCAAGCCTTCCGATA TATAAATGGACAGTATGTGAAGCAGGGAAAGCTGGGGGCAGCCATATTGGGAAACCACACAAGTAAAGAG TACAAGCTGCTTTTGTACTTGAGCCAGCAGAAACCAGTGACTTCTGCCAAGATTCACATTGATTTCATTTTCACG gtACAACCAAACAATTACTGTACATTTTACGATGACCAAAGGCAGAATTGGTCTCTTATGTTTGAATCCGAGAAATCAGCATCTGATTTCTGTAAAGaa gtGTGTTTGGCAAAGGCAAACACCTGCAATGGGTTAGACGTGGTGCTAACTCAAGATCTAAGTCTGGGAGAAGGCCAGGCAGTCCAACATGGTGACTCTTTGGAGGTGGCGTACAAAGGCTGGCTCTTGCAGAACCACACCATTGGCGAG ATGTTTGACTCCAATCAAAAGAAAGACAAGTTGTTACGTGTAAAAATTGGAGCTGGAAAAGTCATTCAA GGTTGGGAGAAAGGCATGCTGGGGATGAAGAAATCTGGCTGTCGACTCATAGTTGTCCCCCCAAACCTTGCCTATGGATCTAAAGGTGTCCCTGAATGCATTCCAGCTAACAGCACCCTTATTTTTGCAGCAGCGCTAAAACGA GTGAAATTCTCCAAAGACTCTGGCTCTGATCAGACCAGTTCCAGAGACTCTGGTGGTACGCTTTCCCCTGCTCCTAGTCTTGAGAATTTGACGCAAGAGCCAGTAATGCAAACAGG gGAGACAACTCAACGTGCAAAATCAAATTCAATAAATGAACAG ACTGCAGATGTTACAAAAGCCAAGCTGATTTCTCGTATGGCAAAGATGGGCCAGCCCTTGTTACCTTTCCTAACAAGCCAGCCTGACTCTAGTGACTCGGAATTTGAG GATTCCAACACGAGTCGAGGCAAGGATACGTCTGCTACACCATCTCCTGTACAGATCACTTCGGCTGCCCCCGTTCAAGGACATG TGCTTCCACATCCATGCCCCAATTTTCCGTCTAACGTGCTTCCCAGCATTACCAATTTTGCCGCACAGCCTAGTTTGCTAGGCAACATGCATCCTTTTCAG ACCTCTGTTCCGACTCAGCTCCAGTCCGTTGGCCAGGTTCATCCCGCACGTGTTCCTTTCATTG GCACCAATGACGTGACTTCATTGTTGATGATCGAGGCCAGACAGCAAAACACGGAAATCCGCTTAGCGGTCGGAAAAGTAGCTGACAGAGTTGATCAACTTGCATCTAAG GTAGATGATCTTCAAAGGCAGGGAACGGTCCCCTTGAATCTGTCTGGTATATCAATGGAGTCCTCCATGGTCATGCAAAACCTTCTAAGAATCATCCAG GAAAATGAATGCTTAAAGAAGGAAATGTTTGAGAAAAGCTCTCGTATTGAGGAGCAAAACTTTAAAATCAATGAACTCTTAAACCAAAACCATGG TTATATGGAACAGAGAGACACATTGTTGGAAAAGAGTAACGACTCAAAGTTCTCAAATGTACAGAGTCAGGCCAGACTACTCCAGGCTGAACAAGACAAG ATTCAATTGAACGAAGCGCTGGCATCCACCACAGCCCAGTTATCTGAAGTCAAACTCGAGTTTTTGGCTCATCAGCAGAagtttctggagctgcagactGAACTGAGCGCAAGGCAGCTAGACTGTGAACGCCACTCTCAACACATCTCTGAGCTGGAATCACAGCTTGAAG agtttaaGAAAATATCAGAAAGAGTCCAGGCTCAGTATTGTGCAGAGCGGCAAAAGTGCAAGGAGATGGAATTAAAGCTCGAAATCACGACGGGGGAAGTCAATGAACTGAAGACGACTCAAGATAATCTAAAACAA aggtgTCAACACCATGTAGAGCTAGAGGAAAGTTGGAAGGTGAAGTACAAGCAGGCTTTAGAGTCAATTAGAGAAAAACATTTGAGGGAGACTGCTGAGTTTAAAAAGGAGAGAAATAATCTGTTAAAGGAGCAACGGGAAAAG GATTCACAGAGCTCCACTGTTATAGCTTCTTTGGAGAGACGAGTGGCTGAACTTCAGAAGAAACTGAATGAGCAGGAAAGTTCAGCAGATACAGCAACAGAG GTGAAGCGTGTCATGAATGCTGTTTTTCATTCTTTACGGGGAGAGTTTGAACTCAATGAAAATTACACTGGCCAAACTGTGCTCCGTATACTTGTTAATACTATTAAG AATGTAACTTTACATCTTCTACATGGCAAAGACTCTCTTGCAACAATTGAGAGGGAAGAGTTGTCCGatcaagaagaggaagaagaaaaaaaagacgatTCGGAACAAAAAGAGGAGAAGGTAAGCAACACGGTCCTCGTCAATGAAGATAATGCAGTCAGCAAACGCATGGAGGATGGCGACCATCACAGAAGTCAAGACCAAATTCATCAAGATGAAGCCGAAATACGGGAGCAGTTACCTGATTTGAAGGAACAATTTGCTTCAGAAGCGCCAAAAATTGCACCTATGACAGGATTAGAATGTCATGAGAAGCAGGAGCAGGCAGTAAATGACACAAGTGGGACAGCAAATCCAGAGGCTGGACCTCATCAAAGTGTTTTAATTGAGGGTGAAGAGGAGCAGAATGCTGTGTTTATACCAAAATCAGGAGACATTGATCCAGATTCTCAGGAATGTCTTGGACCCCCAGTCAAACCACCCCCACCACCAAATGAAGTTCAGTTTGGCAAGGGTGAAGATAAATG TCTGACTGGAGAATCACTCTCTGAAAACGGGGCGTCCATTTCCCAGGTAGCTTCCCCTCCTCttttggaagaagaagaagaagaagaagatgagctg aaCCTGAAGGGGTGTCCACCACCAGATCCATTGttggacaacaacaacaatagtgAAGATGATGATCCTGTTTGGCGGAGTTGA
- the uqcc3 gene encoding ubiquinol-cytochrome-c reductase complex assembly factor 3 has product MLPNNAVNSDSTFVCKSWSNFQHYTPISIAVNLCVSTMSGMRTILTSAALVGVVGVGYGMWSIIVPGEERRKEIIKNLPESNPVRMEETRKRNILVMQTLKEAAETNENIARGIGRSTK; this is encoded by the exons ATGTTACCAAACAACGCTGTCAACTCGGACTCAACGTTCGTATGTAAAAGTTGGTCCAATTTTCAACATTATACACCGATTTCAATCGCGGTGAATCTCTGTGTGTCCACAATGAGTGGCATGCGAACCATCTTGACCTCGGCCGCTCTGGTTGGAGTTGTAGGGGTCGGCTATGGGATGTGGTCGATTATTGTTCCCGGAGAAGAAAGGAGAAAGGAAATAATCAAG AATTTGCCTGAGTCAAATCCTGTGAGAATGGAAGAGACAAGAAAACGAAATATTCTTGTAATGCAGACACTCAAGGAGGCCGCGGAAACCAATGAGAACATTGCCAGAGGAATCGGACGCTCCACAAAATAG
- the sub1a gene encoding SUB1 regulator of transcription a, protein MPKSKEVLSSTSGSDSNSDVETKAKRKKSAAAQKPAAKKPKTESGKAGGSSKGDSNTEDSMFQIGRMRYVSVREFKGKVLVDIREYWTNQDGDMKPGKRGIALNPEQWNQLKDQISEIDEAIKRV, encoded by the exons ATGCCTAAATCAAAGGAAGTGCTTTCCTCCACATCTGGGAGTGACTCTAATAGTGATGTGGAAACCAAG GCTAAGAGAAAGAAGTCCGCTGCGGCGCAGAAGCCGGCGGCTAAGAAACCAAAGACTGAGAGCGGCAAGGCCGGCGGGTCTTCCAAAGGCGACAGTAACACTGAAGACAGCATGTTCCAA ATCGGAAGGATGAGGTATGTCTCTGTCCGGGAGTTCAAAGGTAAAGTTCTGGTCGACATCAGAGAGTACTGGACTAATCAAGATGGCGATATGAAGCCTGGGAAGAGAG GCATCGCTCTGAATCCAGAACAATGGAATCAACTGAAGGACCAGATTTCAGAAATTGATGAAGCCATTAAGAGAGTATGA